The region ACCGAGGCCATCAAGAAGCTCGTCGAGGCCGGGCTGGGCCTCTCCGTCACGTCCTGGTTCGCGGTGCGCGCGGAAGTCGAGGCCGGCCGCCTCCGCGCCGTCCCGCTCGAGCCGTCGCTCCTGCGGCGAATCGGCGTGGTGCTGCGCCGCGGCCGCCCCGTGGGCGGCCCGCTGGAGGCCTTTCTCGCCGAGCTCGAGCGGCTGCGGGTCGAGCTCGACCGGGGCCGGCGGGCGCCGCGCGCGGGGGTCAGGCGAGCAGATCGGCGAGCACGGCCTCGAGCTGGCAGCGCCGCCAGCCGTAGGCGGTGAGGCCGAGCACGCCGGGCGCGAGCAGGGCCGCGTCGTAGGGATCGCGCATCAGCACCACCGCGAGGGCGCGCGCCTCGCGCTGGAGCGTCTCCAGCAGGGCGCGGTTCGACGTGTAGAGGTGGGCGTCGTAGAGGAAGAGGAGGGTGGCGTCGGCCCCGCGCGCGGCCGCCCCCGCCGCCGCGATCTCCGCCGCCGACGGCTCGACGCCCACCACCGCCACCTCCGGCACGACGCCGTGGGGGGCCAGGGCGCCCGTCACGTACTCCGTCTCGCGTTGCATCGCCGGCTCCACCGTGATGCGGTCGGCCAGCGAGGACAGGCGCGGGAACACGGCGACGACGCGGCCGTTGAAGCGGCGGCGCAGTCCCTCGGGCATCGGCGTGACCCGCGTCACCGCGCGCGCGGCCATGGCGCGGGCCAGCGGCTCGCCGTCACGCTCGGCCGCGGGCTCGCCCTCGGCCACGCGCCGCGGCCGCTTGGCCACGAGCGCGTCGAGCCGAGCCACGGATTGCTCGAGCTGACGGCGCGGGAGCGCGCCGGTCTTCGCGGCCTCGAGCAGCGCGGTGTGCGCGCCGCGCTGCTTGGGCTCGGTGTGGCAGACGAGGAGAAGATCGTGCCCGGCCTGGGCCGCCCCCACCGTCGCCTCGCCGATGGGGCAGAGCTCGCCGATGGCGCCCATCTCGAGATCGTCCGAGATCACCACGCCGCGATAGCCGACCTCCCCGCGGAGATAGTCGTGCACGATGAGCCGCGAGAACGTGGCGGGCGTGCGCGGCGCGGGATCGAGGCGCGGGTAGAGCGGGTGCGACGTCATGATGCAGTCCACGCCCGCCGACATCGCCTCCAGGAAGGGCGGCAGGTGGCGAGCGTGCATCTCCGCCCAGTCCGAGTCGATCACGGGCAGGCCCAAATGCGCGTCCACGGGCGCGTGACCCTTGCCGGGGAAGTGCTTGGCGCAGGCGGACAGCCCCTCCGCCTGCATGCCGCGGATGCGCGCGGCGCCCAGGCGCGAGACCAGCGCGGGATCCTTGCCGTAGGAGCGGATGCCGATGTTTGGACTGTAGCGGTCCGTGAGCACGTCGAGCACGGGCGCGAAGTTCACCTCGACGCCGAGACGCCGCATCTCACGCCCCTCGATGCGCCCCTGCCGCTCCACGTAGGCGGTCTCGCCCGCGGTCCCGGCGGCGAGCCCGTCGGGAAAGATCGTCACGCCGCGGTTCAGCATGATGATGCGCCCGCCCTCGTGGTCCGTGGTCACGAGAAGCCGGCGGCCCACTGCGGCCTCCAGCCCCTCGAGGAGCGCGCGCAGGCGCTCCGGCGTCTCGAAGTTGCGGCGGTACAGCATGATGCCGCCGGCACGGGTGTCGCGGAAGAGCCGCACGTCGGTGTCGGTCAGGTCGGGCCCCACGAGCCCGAACACGAGCATGCGTCCGACGAGGTCTTCCAGGGTCACGCGCGCCTCCCTCTCATCACGTGTACCGGAGGAAGGGCCGCCGCGCGCGGGCGAAGCGCGCGAGGGCGGGCGCCCAGCTCGCCTCGAGCGCGCGGAGGGAGCCGCCGCGCTCGATGACCCGGCGGATCCCGTCGGTGCCACAGAGCAGATCCATGGCCAGGCGCTTCCACTCGAACTCGTACGGCGGGCGGCGCCACCCGAACCGGCGGCCGCCCTGCCGCCGCGCCTCCGCGATCAGCGCCAGATAGGTCACGAAGGGGCGAAAGCGGTCGCGATCAGTCACGTGCACCTGCACGCCGCCGCAGCGGCGGCCGCGCCACTTGTGGAAGGCGGGCTCGAAGCCGGTGGCGCGGAAGCGGACGCCGGGCAGCCGCCGGCGCTCGAGCGCGGCGGCGAGCCGCGGGCCGTCCAGATAGGGCGCGCCCACCCACTCGAAGGGCCGCGTGGTGCCCCGCCCCTCGGAGAGGTTCGTGCCCTCGATCAAGCAGCCGCCGGGATACACGCGCGCGGTGTCCAGGGTGGGCATGTTGGGCGACGGCGCGACCCACGGCAGCCCCGTGTCCTCCCAGGACATGCGCCGCCGCCAGCCCTGCATCGGCACCACGGTGAGGTCGCAGCCGAGCGCGTGCGTCTCGTTGAGGTAGCTCGCCAGCTCCGCGATGGTCATCCCGTGGCGGATGGGCAGGGGATAGAGCCCGACGAAGGACGCGAAGCGCGGATCGGCCACATTGCCCTCGAGCCGCTCACCGCCGAGCGGGTTGGGGCGGTCGAGCACCACCACCGGCACGCCGGCGCGCGCGCACTCGCGCATGGCGAGCGCGGTGGTCCACACGTAGGTGTAGTAGCGCGA is a window of Candidatus Methylomirabilota bacterium DNA encoding:
- the nagZ gene encoding beta-N-acetylhexosaminidase — protein: MTLEDLVGRMLVFGLVGPDLTDTDVRLFRDTRAGGIMLYRRNFETPERLRALLEGLEAAVGRRLLVTTDHEGGRIIMLNRGVTIFPDGLAAGTAGETAYVERQGRIEGREMRRLGVEVNFAPVLDVLTDRYSPNIGIRSYGKDPALVSRLGAARIRGMQAEGLSACAKHFPGKGHAPVDAHLGLPVIDSDWAEMHARHLPPFLEAMSAGVDCIMTSHPLYPRLDPAPRTPATFSRLIVHDYLRGEVGYRGVVISDDLEMGAIGELCPIGEATVGAAQAGHDLLLVCHTEPKQRGAHTALLEAAKTGALPRRQLEQSVARLDALVAKRPRRVAEGEPAAERDGEPLARAMAARAVTRVTPMPEGLRRRFNGRVVAVFPRLSSLADRITVEPAMQRETEYVTGALAPHGVVPEVAVVGVEPSAAEIAAAGAAARGADATLLFLYDAHLYTSNRALLETLQREARALAVVLMRDPYDAALLAPGVLGLTAYGWRRCQLEAVLADLLA
- a CDS encoding DUF1343 domain-containing protein, translating into MTTVLAGLDVLAHRLPRLLRGRRVGLLSHQPSVTRDLRHAVDVVRALPGARLAALFAPEHGITGAAQDQVGIGGERHRATGLPIWSLYGKRLAPTAASLRGLDALVVDLQDVGSRYYTYVWTTALAMRECARAGVPVVVLDRPNPLGGERLEGNVADPRFASFVGLYPLPIRHGMTIAELASYLNETHALGCDLTVVPMQGWRRRMSWEDTGLPWVAPSPNMPTLDTARVYPGGCLIEGTNLSEGRGTTRPFEWVGAPYLDGPRLAAALERRRLPGVRFRATGFEPAFHKWRGRRCGGVQVHVTDRDRFRPFVTYLALIAEARRQGGRRFGWRRPPYEFEWKRLAMDLLCGTDGIRRVIERGGSLRALEASWAPALARFARARRPFLRYT